From one Nitrososphaerales archaeon genomic stretch:
- a CDS encoding DUF367 family protein produces MKREEEAQSFDRVKLYLYLLEQDDPKKCTSLKLVRFKLAIPIYSLRQIPKNSVVLNPYAHTVFSPSDRELLRSGLVAVDCSWKRCKEVFDGWKRGMNRRLPLLWAGNPIHYGHLSILSSAEALAAALFISGFKEQAKEVLSIFKWGSTFLSLNRYVLEDYVKCKDANEVLKVEGEYMMNLRFK; encoded by the coding sequence ATGAAAAGGGAGGAAGAGGCCCAAAGTTTTGATAGAGTAAAACTATATCTCTATCTATTGGAGCAGGACGATCCGAAAAAATGTACATCTTTAAAGCTGGTCCGATTTAAACTTGCCATCCCAATATATAGTTTGAGACAGATCCCCAAGAATAGTGTAGTTTTGAACCCTTACGCGCATACCGTCTTTTCACCTTCAGATCGAGAGTTACTAAGATCGGGTTTGGTAGCTGTAGATTGTTCGTGGAAAAGGTGTAAAGAAGTATTTGATGGTTGGAAGAGAGGGATGAATAGAAGATTACCATTACTATGGGCCGGTAACCCCATACATTATGGCCATTTATCGATTCTAAGCTCTGCTGAAGCTTTAGCCGCAGCTCTCTTCATATCAGGTTTTAAAGAGCAGGCCAAAGAGGTTCTATCGATATTCAAATGGGGTTCGACATTCCTATCTCTAAATAGATACGTTTTAGAGGATTATGTGAAGTGTAAAGATGCGAATGAGGTTTTAAAGGTAGAAGGAGAATACAT